One Saimiri boliviensis isolate mSaiBol1 chromosome 5, mSaiBol1.pri, whole genome shotgun sequence genomic window carries:
- the GPR148 gene encoding putative G-protein coupled receptor 148 — protein MGDELAPCPVGTTAWPALVQLISKTPCIPQAASNTSLGLGDLRVPSSMLHWLFLPSSLLAAATLAVSPLLLVTILRNQRLRQEPHYVLLANILLSDLAYILLHMLISSSSLGGWELGRMACGILTDAVFTACTSTILSFTATVLHTYLAVTHPLRYLSFMSHGAAWKSVALIWVVSCCFPSFLLWLSKWQDDQLEEQGASCILPLSMGTQQGCGTLVIVTYASILCILFLCTALIAYCFWRIYAEAKTSGIWGQGYSRARGTLLIHSVLITLYVSTGVVFSLDMVLTRYHYIGARTHTWLLATNSEVLMMLPRAMLPYLYMLRYRQLLGIVRGHFPPRRQQAIFTIS, from the coding sequence ATGGGGGATGAGTTGGCACCTTGCCCTGTAGGCACTACAGCCTGGCCAGCCCTGGTCCAACTCATCAGCAAGACACCCTGCATACCCCAAGCAGCCAGCAACACCTCCTTGGGCCTGGGGGACCTCAGGGTGCCCAGCTCCATGCTGCACTGGCTCTTCCTTCCCTCGAGCCTGCTGGCTGCAGCCACACTGGCTGTGAGCCCCCTGCTGCTGGTGACCATCCTGCGGAACCaacggctgaggcaggagccccaCTACGTGCTGCTGGCCAACATCCTGCTCTCAGACCTGGCCTACATTCTCCTCCACATGCTCATTTCCTCGAGCAGCCTGGGTGGCTGGGAGCTGGGCCGTATGGCCTGTGGGATTCTCACTGACGCTGTCTTCACTGCCTGCACCAGCACCATCCTGTCCTTCACGGCCACTGTGCTGCACACCTACTTGGCAGTCACTCATCCTCTGCGCTACCTCTCCTTCATGTCCCATGGGGCTGCCTGGAAGTCCGTGGCCCTCATCTGGGTGGTGTCCTGCTGCTTCCCCTCATTCCTTCTTTGGCTCAGTAAGTGGCAGGATGACCAGCTGGAGGAGCAGGGAGCCTCATGCATTCTGCCGCTGAGCATGGGCACCCAGCAGGGATGTGGCACCCTGGTCATTGTTACCTACGCTTCCATTCTGTGCATTCTCTTTCTCTGCACGGCTCTCATTGCCTACTGCTTCTGGAGGATCTATGCAGAGGCCAAGACTTCAGGCATCTGGGGACAGGGCTATTCCCGGGCCAGGGGCACCCTGCTGATCCACTCAGTGCTGATCACATTGTACGTGAGCACAGGGGTGGTGTTCTCCCTGGACATGGTGCTGACCAGGTACCACTACATTGGCGCCAGGACTCACACATGGCTCCTGGCGACCAACAGTGAGGTACTCATGATGCTTCCCCGTGCCATGCTCCCATACCTGTATATGCTCCGCTACCGGCAGCTGCTGGGCATAGTCCGGGGCCACTTTCCACCCAGGAGGCAACAAGCCATCTTTACCATTTCCTAG